The sequence GAATCCAAGTAGCAATGACTTTTTTTCTAAAGTATATGTGACATCCTTGGAGCTGGTAGCAGATGTTCCTATTCTATAAGTTTGCTTTACAACAATATGAAAACAAGTGACATTCTTTACAGGTTAAagggtttattttttgtattgtcGACTGAAAAATTACACGCAACCTAAAAGttatgtgttgtgttttttttaacatctttattggagtataattgctttacaatggtgtgttagtttcttctgtatcacaaagtgaatcagctatacatatacatatatccccatatctcctccctcttgcgtctccctcccacccctctaggtggtcacagagcacccagctgatctccctgtgctatgcgcctgcttcctactagctatctattctacatttgatAGTATATGTAAGTCAATGCCAGTCTATGTTTTATTCGgcgggaatttttaggacttcaagccctggaggcagcatctcaagtaaccctgagaaaactgctccaaggaggcgAGGGGGCGGGTTTAGCAACAAAGGGCAAGTAGtcgggaacatcaaaagattattgttaattaaagaaaaccagataccCCAAGTTAAGGAATTAAGCCcatttctatgtatgggaagatgcaagagtctgggctcactgaaatcattcctttgatatgttcCTCAACTATCTGGGGACAGTGTCCTGTGTTTTtgtagggagtggctgcagtctgatggctgctatatggcaggtattctttccttcctgagttgcctcagggctcaccagcttaCCTTCTGGTGGTGGCTACAATCCCCGGTGACTGTGACAGCCtctgtttactgatatggcaggaaataatCCATTTCTCAGTATCAAAATAAAGAATGACTTTTCAGAaccgtaaagaaaaaaaaaaagtaatgttagTTTATCATATGCTGATGGTGAGAACAATTGCCCCCAATGCGCTCCTGCATAGTGGATCTTCCTTAGAGCAGCGTCCAGGCGATCGGATCCTGGCCTCAGTTTACAAAGCGAACGTAGAGGCTGACGCGAACCCTGTACCCCTGCCGGCCGGCGCGCTCGGAGGCGGGGACTGCCTGCCCACTGCCCGCCGCTCACTCGCGGCGCGCGCACGCAGCCGGCGGAGGTGTGACTGCGCAAGGCGCTGCCGGTaactttccttctctgtgaatgGAGCAACCAAAACGACATCTCGCAGAGTTGCAGAAGGTTCAAATGCGCCATTAATTCTGCATGAAGTTCCAGTCACCGCGCAAGAGATGTTCCGTCCACCCACTCCTTAGGAGCTGCCCACTCCTAAGAGGAAGAAAGCAACTAAGAGGAATTTCCTAAGAGGAAGTTCGAGGATGCAGGTTCCGGGAGGCTGTGGCCATAGCGCAGAGGGCGGGCGGCCGCACGTGGTGGGGCTCCTTGCTGTGCTCCCGGTTCTGGTGCTGGTCCTGGGGCGCACGCTGCTCACCGCAGgtagggcaggagggagagaaggaaggaggcagggagggaggaggggtggctTTCGCTACGCAGTGAGGTCTGAGTCCGGCTGGGgctaaatatctttaaaagccCCAACCAACCCTGAACTCTCTATTGTGAAATGCGGATTCATTTACTGATTCAACAGTTGTATACTGACGCCTACTACGTGCAGAGTCGGCACTTGTAGGGGCCTGTGAGTACGCGCTCTGATGTTCTGTAAACCTCTGCCTCTCTTGCATCATGCCAGTTGCTGGAACGGAGGGGCGTGAAATAAGAAAtttattctgggacttccctggccgtccagtggttgagactccacgcttccacttcagggggcacgggttcgatccctggttggggaactaagatcccgcaagcatgCTGCCAAAACAACAagtttatttcccacagttctggaaactgggaagtccatgatcaaggtgctgactgatttggttcctggtgagggaccccttcctggcttgtagatgaaCACTTTCTTACTATATCCTCAGGTTTGGAGAGATATCATATTTCTCatgtctcttattttttatttttatttatttattttttggctgcgtggcatgtgggatcttaattccccgatcAGGGaccaaacccatgccccctgcagtggaagcacagggtctaaaccactggaccgccaggaaactCCCTCTCATGTctcttataagagcactaatctgATTCATGAGggctcaccctcatgacctaattatctcccaaaggcccctcctccaaataccatcacactggggattaggccacaacatatgaatttggtggggacACAAACTGTCCATAACACATCCCCCAAACACATTTGTGGATTAGTAGCGACATTGCTAAGATGGCAATACTtgccaaattgatctacagattcagttcaatTCCTATTAGAAACTTAGctgacttctttgtagaaattgataAACTGATTCTCAAATTCCTCTGAAATTGCAAGGCACCCagcatagccaaaacaatcttgggaaaaaaaaaaaaaaaagaacaaagttaaaggAGTTTATGTGGATTAATGAGGGGCCATGAACTAAGGGCCTTTGTATCTGAagacccctcccccgcccccacaaAAAAGGAAGTTGTTTCCAATTATATGGCAGTGTTTTAGAGCCCCAGGCCTATGTTTCTTCCAAGGGTCTTCCATAACAGAGTTCTCATATTGCCCCAGGTTTTCTGGAAGTGGAAATGGCAGGGAGGACTCAGATGGTTTTCCTGAATGAAAATGCGACTATCTTTTGCAAGATCCCTGGTTCCCCACACCTGGACATCAACAGTATGGGTATCACCTGGTTTCGGAAGGCTCAGGTGCCTGAAACAGAGATCaaactgtttgaattttttgGAGACCACAAAGTGGCATTCCGACCTGGAGCCAACGTGAATCCATGGAGGCTGAAGAGGGGGGATGCCTCACTGCAGCTGCCTGGGGTCCAACTGTGGGAAGCAGGAGAGTACCGATGTGAGTTGGTGGTCACTCCTCAGAAGGCACAGGGGAGAGTCTGGCTGGAGGTTGTAGGTGAGTGCCTGAGGGCAGTGCCCTGTGATTCCCATGGTGATGGGGCTTGGGGTGGAGATGTAGATGGGCCAAGTGGAGCAGAGCATGGGCCTAGGAGTCAAATAGACGTGGGTTTGAGTCCTGGGCTTCCATGAACTTCTAGAcaactttggacaagttattaaTCACGCTGAATCTCAATGCCCTTCCCTCTAAACAAATGTAATAGTACTTTTCTAAGAGGATTGATTGTAGGGAAGAGGCTATGAAAAATGCAAGGAAGATGCTTAGAATAGTGTTTGGCCCATTTTAAGTTTGCAGTAAAAGATAGTCAAAGTAATTATATAATTTCCCTGGTGTGTGGACAGTTAGTCTTCACTGAAGAGGTACCTCTGAAAGGtagctggggaaggagagagattgCACTCTGGTTCCATGGATCTGAATCCTATTCTATCTAACTTTGTTGGTTCCAAGCTGAATGATTGGGTCAGCCATTTAACATCTTTACATGTGAATTTTCCCATGTGCAAAtgaattttctctcattttgcatGTGCAAAATGAGGTGATAAGTCATACCTGCCTCATAGTGTTCTGAGGATTACACAAGATCATGTATGAAAATGCTCAGCCAGTGCTGTTGTGAGGTAGGTGCTCAGTCAAGATTTGTAACAACACTTTTCCCTAAACACGTTTTTGAGCTCCACTTTCTTCTATTATAAATAGGTCAGATACTCTGTGGATGAGcttggggctgccataacaaaacaccactgactgcgtggcttaaacaacaaaatttattttctcacaattctggagtctagaagtctgagatcaaggtgacagcagggttggtttcttcagaggcctctctccttggcttgtaggtgcttgtcttctccctgtatcttcaccccctcttccctctgtgtttgtgtatcctaatctcctcttcttataaagacatcagtcatattagattaggatTCAACcgaatgatctcatttaacttaCCAACCTCAATAGAAACCCTgcctccaaatatagtcacagtCTGAGGGACtaggattaggacttcaacatatgaatttggggggggcaTACAATTCAGCCTGTAACTGAGGGGCAGTATCTGTGAGCCCTCCATAATTGTACTTAAGACTTTgaatgttttgtatatattaattttggtAATGGGGATGTATATTAGAATTCATTTCCTCTGCAACTGACAGAAAGcctaaaataaaaggttttttcttccaaaaattagatacactttattttttagaagagttttagatttacagagaaaTTGGAAAGTTAGTACCGAGTTTCCATATTACTCTTGCCTCTGCACCCCACTTGCCCCATTAGTAGCATCTTGTAtttatggtatatttgttataattgatgaaccaatattgatacattattattcattaaagtccatagtttattcagatttccttagttttttttcccctgataattttccttgttctgaaggCTACTTTGAAATTCATATAGCTACTCAAGTTCTCTTTGGGTTAGTATtagtatggtatatctttctcaatccttttacttttaatctatttggGTCCtcatatttaaagtggatttcttgtagaaagcaaatgtttgagtcttttttttatcTACTCTGAGAGTCTCTGTCTTTTAGTTGATGTAGTTAGACCATTCATTTAAAGTGATTGCGTATATAGTTGGACTGATATGTATCGTGTTTGTATCTGTTTTCTATTTGGTgccctttgtttttaatttttttaaatttaattttctgcctctttttatgccttctctggttttaattgaatattttatatgataccattttctctcttttcactgtatatcaattatacttacttaaaatttattttaatggttgTCCTAGAGTTTGCAGTGTACACTTACAACTAATTTAAGTCTGCTTtcaaataacactgtattgcTCCATGGGTAGTACAGGTACTTAATAACAGAGTATTTCCAGTTCTTCTCTCCCATCTCTTATAACATTACTGTCATTCATTAACTTTTTCATATGCTATAACCACCCagtacattgttgctattattattttgaatgaacACAATGATCTGTTAGATCAGTtaagcataagaaaaataaatgttttattttgccttcatttattccttctctgacactcttcctttctttttgtagattctagtttctgacctatatcacTCCCgtctctctgaagaacttcttttaacatgtAGCAAAGCAGGTCTACTGGTGacagatttcctcagtttttgtcTGTCTGAGAAAGTATACTTCATTTTTGAAGGGTAATTCTTCTGGATATAGGAGTCTAGATTGGTGGGGTTTTCTTTCTTcgaatactttaaatatttcactgcactctcttctttcttgcattTAAGAAGTCCCGTGTCATCCTTATCCttgttcctctataggtaagtTATTTtgttcctctggcttctttcaagattttctctttgttttttttgcattttgcatATGGTATACCtaggtatagatttttttttctttttttggtatttttctgcTCGGTGTtgtctgagcttcctggatctgtgctttggtgtctgtcattaattttggaaaattctcagccactatttttcaaaatgtttcttctgctcctttctcttttcttcttctggtattcCTATTACATATGTTACCTTTGGCAGTCATtgcacagttcttggatattctgttcccttctattctttttccccattcttttttctctttgcatttcagtttgggaagtttctattgacatttTTAAGCTAGCTGATTCTTTCCTTGGCACTGTGAAGTTTACTGGTGAGCCCATcagaggcattcttcatttcttttataatgtttttgatttctagcatttccttttgattctttcttaaagtttccatctctctatttacattatccatctgttcttgcatgttgtctgctTTTTCCATTAGTGCTCGtaacattttaatcattatttagaattctctatctgataattctaaaatctgtgtCATACGAGAGTCTGGTTCTGAGACTTGCTTTGTCTTTTCATACTTTTcagcatgccttgtaattttttgttgaaaaccagATACTATGTATCAGGTAGTAAGAACTGAGGTGAATAGGCTTTTGGTATGAGAGTCTATGTTGCTTTGGCTAGGCGTTAGGCTGTGTTTAGTGTTAATGCTGTACCTGTAGGTGCCAGAGTTTTCCCCCTTccttgttttgtttaaatttcccTATGAACACCTTAAACAGAGCCTGTGTTTAACAGCTCTCTCAGTTGTAATCTACTGTTATCATTGTGGAGCTCTGTTGATGTAGTGGTAAGGTGTTGTGGAGGAGAAGCAGTCTATACTCTTACGGTTAAATCTCATTCTTTGAGTTGCCTGAGCCCCTAGGCTGTCTCACCTTCAGAAGTGTTTCTAGGTGAGGCGGAAAGGCTAGAGGGGGCTGGAGTTGGCTAATCATCACTATCTCAGGTCAGGCAAGACTCTGGCAAAGTCTTTTCCCTTGAGAGCATCCTTTATTATGGAGAATGcactggatatatttttaaatagttacttTTCCTCTCCCCAGTGCTCAAAATAGGAGGGAATTTTTCTTGGATCTTCACAGTGAGAGCATGGTGGGATTCTGGGAGGTAAAACTCATGAAAGTGTTGTGACCCCCCTCTAAGACTGGGTCTTTAGGAGTTTTTTATTCTCAATCTAGTCCACACTTATCCTTTAGCAATTTGTCAGAGTTACTGCTTAAGTGTGTTGACCAGTTTATTACTCCAGTACCTTCTGCTTAAGGTTTTATGATCTCGGCTGTGATTCTCTCAGTCTGCCTGTCTTTTTTCAGGGTGGTGGTTTGCCCTGTCacctcaattctctgatggatctaagaaaaGCTGTGGATTTGCAGTTTGTTCAGCtcagcttttttttcctgttatgagGATAGAAGTGATGACTTTAGGTCTTTACATGTCAGAGGGAAGCCAGAAGTCAATAGTCCTTTTAAGAAGgtagtttattttcctttcacaaaaATGTAGCCAACCCAGGGCATGTATGGCAGTTCTGTGATCATCTAGGACCCAGGATCCTTTTATCTCGTCACTTTGCCTTCCTCAACCTGCATTTCCACCTTGTGCTTGGAAATGGCTTCTCCATCTCCAGCCATGACGTGGTATTGCAGCCattctgcaggaaggaagaagcggagggagagagacactattcttttctttaaaataccctTGTTATTTCAGGAGACTTCTTAGAAGTTGCTCTCACTACTTCTGAATACATCCAAACTTCCAGACCCTTAGTTCACATGCTGACACCCAGCTGCAGAGAAGGGTGGGAGAAGTAGCTTTAACTTGGAGGTTTCACTGAAGAATAGAGATTCGCAGCAATTAGTAGTCTCTGCCACAACACTGTTCCAAGGCTTTCCTCAGATTCAAAACAGTGTCTATGACACAGAGGGGCTTAAGAAACTCTGCTTTATAAAATTGCTGTGAGTTTCAGGGTCACAGCATATCAGCACCCTGCCAGCTCTGGGACCAGCATACCCAGAACATTTATCCTAGGCAGAATACCATTCAGTTTACTCACCTTTCCTGAAGGCTCGCCATGGGTCTGACATTGGGCTGATAATAAGCAAGTCCCTACCTACACTCAAGGCATGATTTCTCTCCCCTGGCAGCTCACCCAGTCAGTAGCTTGTTTCTGGAGCAAGCCATGGTGAAAGATAATGAAGACAAACATATTTTGTGTAAGTCAAGTGGATTCTACCCAGAGAATATTAACATAACGTGGAAAAGGTGGACCCAGAAGGATCCCCAGTTCCAGGAGATTTCTAAGGACATCATCACTGGCCCCACCATCAAGAATGAGGATGGTACATTTAATATCACTAGCTACTTGAGGCTGAAGCCCTCTCTGGAAGACAATGTGACCATCTACCAGTGTGTGGTATGGCATGTATCCTCACTCATGTGCCAGAGTTTCAACTTCACCCACATTCTGATAGGTAAGCAGCCCCCTAGACATTTCCCCAACTCTTCATCTTGAGGGGAGTATAATATCAACTTTGGTTCCCACACAGTCTAGGGGAATATGGGGACAaatagggaaggagagaaagct is a genomic window of Physeter macrocephalus isolate SW-GA chromosome 16, ASM283717v5, whole genome shotgun sequence containing:
- the NCR3LG1 gene encoding natural cytotoxicity triggering receptor 3 ligand 1; protein product: MQVPGGCGHSAEGGRPHVVGLLAVLPVLVLVLGRTLLTAGFLEVEMAGRTQMVFLNENATIFCKIPGSPHLDINSMGITWFRKAQVPETEIKLFEFFGDHKVAFRPGANVNPWRLKRGDASLQLPGVQLWEAGEYRCELVVTPQKAQGRVWLEVVAHPVSSLFLEQAMVKDNEDKHILCKSSGFYPENINITWKRWTQKDPQFQEISKDIITGPTIKNEDGTFNITSYLRLKPSLEDNVTIYQCVVWHVSSLMCQSFNFTHILIESEKKTDSWIVWLCIGMIFTGLIILILLLYFFPWKRACWRARDTGIRACQRRRDPGSWS